A region from the Salidesulfovibrio onnuriiensis genome encodes:
- a CDS encoding MotA/TolQ/ExbB proton channel family protein — MQQHNLVERMVEHFQAGGEIMIPLMALSLLMWTLALVKAIRFLRERRREGTPQQCLELFRGEPSVCKAGLAQWQWDILSQYMDERCEDPELNRDMLEAIRVRQEFKAMRYIGTILILAAIAPLLGLLGTVTGMITTFDVISQFGTGNARALASGISEALVTTQSGLVVAVPGLLLGGLLFRRAERLKARMELFCIGLQEQTDGLGACRE; from the coding sequence ATGCAGCAGCATAATCTCGTGGAACGCATGGTGGAGCATTTCCAGGCGGGCGGCGAAATCATGATCCCGCTCATGGCCCTTTCCCTGCTCATGTGGACCCTGGCCCTGGTCAAGGCCATCCGCTTCCTGCGCGAACGCCGCAGGGAAGGCACCCCGCAGCAATGCCTGGAGCTCTTCCGGGGCGAGCCGAGCGTGTGCAAGGCGGGCCTGGCCCAGTGGCAGTGGGACATCCTTTCCCAGTACATGGACGAGCGCTGCGAAGATCCCGAACTGAACCGGGACATGCTCGAAGCCATCCGTGTGCGCCAGGAATTCAAGGCCATGCGCTACATCGGCACCATCCTGATCCTGGCGGCCATCGCCCCGCTGCTGGGCCTGCTGGGCACGGTGACCGGCATGATCACCACCTTTGACGTCATCTCACAGTTCGGCACCGGCAATGCCCGGGCCCTGGCCTCGGGAATCTCCGAGGCCCTGGTGACCACCCAGAGCGGCCTGGTGGTGGCCGTGCCCGGCCTGCTGCTGGGCGGCCTGCTCTTCCGCCGGGCCGAACGGCTCAAGGCCCGCATGGAACTCTTCTGCATCGGCCTGCAGGAACAGACCGACGGCCTCGGGGCCTGCAGGGAATAA
- a CDS encoding MotA/TolQ/ExbB proton channel family protein, with protein MRYAIHTLMIFTVLTTGALAQGWDATSKAMHGMVAEATQNAAKTRAIIAGEQKELGGEKAALQRGIAEKQKRFDGLKARYDELLKREDALKEELAAQAHELKTIDGTIRTSAKQARDYFHESLTTPEHPERTAVLEEVLQPEKFPGLEGIRNLLALYLDEMAASGAVVRRTGAFIGADGMDKTGELVRVGTFTEAYRLKDGSLGFLRPTSDGSKLMAVQGEPGWSLAGLMDDFFDGKGAAFPVDISNGAAFTRLAQEQKSVWDWLKAGGLLVWPIILVGLVAMGLVAERFYALSRIRGNSDRNMKQILRMVSKGEWKQCGEFCRAQSQFPTCRIIGHTLKYMGNTREIIENAFQEGLLKELPMLERFLPTLNVLAAVAPLLGLLGTVTGMINTFQIITLYGTGDPRMMSGGISEALVTTQLGLAVAVPIMILHHVLERRVDKIIGDMEEKGTGFAVALMKQGQIRKREKLDAAA; from the coding sequence ATGAGATACGCCATTCATACCCTCATGATCTTCACGGTCCTGACCACGGGGGCGCTGGCCCAGGGCTGGGACGCCACCTCCAAGGCCATGCACGGCATGGTGGCCGAGGCAACGCAGAACGCTGCCAAAACCAGGGCCATCATCGCCGGCGAGCAAAAGGAGCTCGGCGGGGAAAAGGCCGCGCTGCAACGCGGCATCGCCGAGAAGCAAAAGCGGTTCGACGGCCTCAAGGCCCGCTACGACGAACTGCTGAAGCGCGAAGACGCCCTCAAGGAGGAGCTCGCGGCCCAGGCCCATGAGCTCAAGACCATCGACGGCACCATCCGCACCTCGGCCAAGCAGGCCCGGGACTATTTCCACGAAAGCCTGACCACGCCGGAGCACCCCGAACGCACCGCCGTGCTGGAAGAGGTGCTCCAGCCCGAGAAATTCCCGGGGCTGGAAGGCATCCGCAACCTGCTCGCCCTGTACCTGGACGAAATGGCGGCCTCCGGGGCCGTTGTGCGCCGTACCGGGGCCTTCATCGGCGCGGACGGCATGGACAAGACCGGCGAGCTGGTCCGCGTGGGGACCTTTACCGAGGCCTACCGCCTGAAGGACGGCAGCCTGGGCTTCCTGCGGCCCACCAGCGACGGCAGCAAGCTCATGGCCGTGCAGGGCGAACCGGGCTGGTCCCTGGCCGGACTCATGGACGACTTTTTCGACGGCAAGGGCGCGGCCTTCCCGGTGGACATCTCCAACGGCGCGGCCTTCACCCGTCTGGCCCAGGAACAGAAGAGCGTCTGGGACTGGCTCAAGGCGGGCGGCCTGCTGGTCTGGCCCATCATCCTGGTGGGGCTCGTGGCCATGGGTCTGGTGGCCGAGCGTTTCTACGCCCTGAGCCGGATCCGGGGCAACTCGGACCGCAACATGAAGCAGATCCTCAGGATGGTCTCCAAGGGGGAATGGAAGCAGTGCGGGGAATTCTGCCGCGCGCAGTCCCAGTTCCCCACCTGCCGCATCATCGGGCACACCCTCAAGTACATGGGCAACACCCGCGAGATCATCGAAAACGCCTTCCAGGAAGGGCTGCTCAAGGAACTGCCCATGCTGGAGCGCTTCCTGCCCACCCTCAACGTACTGGCCGCCGTGGCACCCCTGCTGGGGCTGCTGGGCACGGTCACGGGCATGATCAACACCTTCCAGATCATCACCCTGTACGGCACCGGCGACCCGCGCATGATGTCCGGCGGCATTTCCGAGGCGCTGGTCACCACCCAGCTCGGCCTGGCCGTGGCCGTACCCATCATGATCCTGCACCACGTGCTGGAACGCAGGGTGGACAAGATCATCGGCGACATGGAGGAAAAGGGCACCGGATTCGCCGTGGCTCTCATGAAACAAGGACAGATCAGGAAACGGGAGAAACTCGATGCAGCAGCATAA